The following proteins are co-located in the Siansivirga zeaxanthinifaciens CC-SAMT-1 genome:
- a CDS encoding ribonuclease H1 domain-containing protein, translating to MAKPKYYVVWEGRKKGILESWAECTESTHGYKGAKYKSFKTRELAEKAYSESYEDYKGKTIFETELSDDELKKIGKPNLNSISVDAACNMQNGLMEYQGVDTKTRKAIFRQGPHKGASNNIGEFLALVHAVALMKKKGDKRPIYTDSTTAISWVNRKECGTYTDKTEENKQVFDLISRAETWLNNNEIENKILKWETKAWGEIPADYGRK from the coding sequence ATGGCTAAACCAAAATATTATGTTGTCTGGGAAGGCAGAAAAAAGGGAATTTTAGAAAGTTGGGCAGAATGTACAGAAAGTACTCACGGCTATAAAGGAGCCAAATATAAATCATTTAAAACAAGAGAATTAGCTGAAAAAGCTTATTCAGAAAGTTATGAAGATTATAAGGGAAAAACCATATTTGAAACCGAATTATCCGACGATGAATTAAAAAAAATTGGAAAACCAAATTTGAATAGTATTTCTGTTGACGCAGCTTGCAATATGCAAAATGGATTAATGGAATATCAAGGCGTTGATACTAAAACCAGAAAGGCTATCTTCCGACAAGGCCCCCACAAAGGCGCTTCTAATAATATAGGAGAATTTCTTGCTCTTGTTCATGCTGTTGCATTAATGAAAAAAAAAGGAGACAAAAGACCTATATATACCGACAGTACAACTGCGATTAGCTGGGTAAACCGAAAAGAATGCGGCACTTACACTGACAAAACTGAAGAAAATAAACAAGTTTTTGATTTAATAAGTAGAGCAGAAACATGGCTAAATAACAATGAAATTGAAAACAAAATTTTGAAATGGGAAACCAAAGCTTGGGGTGAAATTCCAGCCGATTACGGAAGAAAGTAA
- a CDS encoding Fic family protein has protein sequence MARKIWNWQSEKWPQFTYDENKLKELEFQFSKNTGTVLGAFKHVNDEEKAQFIIEILSNEALKTSEIEGEYLDRDSIQSSIKRNLGLSVDKKAVKPAEFGISEMMVDLYRNYSTELTDELLFNWHKMITNGRRDLNEIGKYRTHEDPMQVVSGRLDKPTVHFEAPPSDKMKEEMQQFILWFNEVHTSSTMSPIARAGIAHLYFVCIHPFEDGNGRIGRAIAEKSISLSSGQASLISLSKTIEANKKDYYTSLENNNKNLEITNWLIYFGKTILEAQLETLNLIDFLIEKAKFYDRYKGLMNERQLKVVERLFNAGPNGFDGGLSAINYTRIAKTSASTATRDLKDLVYNNILLKTGDLKSTRYWLNIKL, from the coding sequence ATGGCTAGAAAAATATGGAATTGGCAATCTGAAAAATGGCCACAATTTACATATGACGAAAATAAACTTAAAGAACTAGAGTTTCAATTTTCTAAGAACACTGGCACGGTATTAGGTGCCTTTAAGCATGTAAACGACGAGGAAAAAGCACAATTCATTATTGAAATTCTATCTAACGAAGCCCTTAAAACTTCTGAAATAGAAGGTGAATATCTAGACAGAGATAGCATACAATCATCAATAAAAAGAAACCTCGGACTTAGCGTGGATAAAAAAGCTGTGAAACCTGCTGAATTTGGGATTTCAGAAATGATGGTCGATTTATACAGAAATTATAGTACCGAATTAACAGATGAGCTATTATTTAATTGGCATAAAATGATTACTAATGGCAGAAGGGATTTAAACGAAATAGGAAAATATAGAACTCATGAAGACCCTATGCAGGTAGTTTCAGGTAGATTAGACAAACCTACTGTACATTTTGAAGCGCCTCCTTCAGATAAAATGAAAGAAGAGATGCAACAGTTTATTTTATGGTTTAATGAAGTACATACATCTAGTACAATGTCACCAATAGCAAGAGCTGGAATTGCACACCTGTATTTCGTATGTATTCACCCTTTTGAAGATGGTAACGGACGTATCGGACGTGCAATAGCAGAAAAATCAATTTCTTTAAGTTCTGGACAAGCTTCTTTAATATCGCTTTCTAAAACCATTGAAGCCAACAAAAAAGATTATTATACATCTTTGGAAAACAACAATAAAAACCTAGAAATTACAAACTGGCTAATATATTTCGGAAAAACCATATTAGAAGCCCAATTAGAAACACTAAACCTTATCGATTTTTTAATAGAAAAGGCTAAGTTTTACGACCGTTATAAAGGACTAATGAATGAACGCCAATTAAAAGTTGTTGAACGACTTTTTAATGCAGGCCCCAATGGTTTTGATGGCGGACTAAGTGCTATTAATTACACACGTATTGCTAAAACTTCAGCATCTACCGCTACACGAGATTTGAAAGATTTAGTGTATAACAACATTTTATTAAAAACAGGAGACCTTAAAAGCACTAGATACTGGCTTAATATAAAATTATAA
- a CDS encoding nuclear transport factor 2 family protein yields MKSVKIILLVLFIFCNKGFAQDVSLDILKKEVLKSQASRISAMIDADINKLKNLLADDLTYAHTTGWTETKLGYLETIKSKRIHYISFVPRDVDVKIYGNTAILSGKVDVNLGRTDFTIRFLEVQCKLDGIWKLTAWQSVLNKVD; encoded by the coding sequence ATGAAATCAGTAAAAATTATACTTCTTGTATTATTCATATTCTGTAACAAAGGTTTTGCTCAAGATGTAAGTCTTGATATCTTAAAAAAAGAAGTTTTAAAATCTCAAGCATCCAGAATTTCGGCAATGATTGATGCCGATATTAATAAATTAAAAAATCTTTTAGCAGACGACCTAACTTATGCCCACACAACCGGCTGGACAGAAACAAAATTGGGGTATCTTGAAACAATAAAATCTAAAAGAATCCATTATATTTCATTTGTTCCAAGAGATGTAGATGTAAAAATTTATGGAAACACAGCGATTCTATCAGGTAAGGTAGATGTTAATTTAGGGAGAACAGATTTTACTATTAGATTTTTAGAAGTGCAGTGTAAATTAGATGGTATATGGAAATTAACCGCATGGCAATCTGTTTTAAATAAAGTTGATTAA
- a CDS encoding glycosyl-4,4'-diaponeurosporenoate acyltransferase CrtO family protein: MIIESLKLGFVYGISMSFISWIVGMIINSMLVKTEFYKKISNLNFIKSRTLNKRIGIKYFKWIVKNSFFKFFNQKIKLENKNTDLVVIRNEMTLSEISHLIGFVFVFSVAIYKSITVGILFALAMMIPNTLLNLYPSLLQQENKRRIDDFLKRKTRNTN, encoded by the coding sequence ATGATAATAGAAAGCTTAAAATTAGGATTCGTTTATGGGATTTCAATGTCGTTCATATCTTGGATTGTTGGGATGATAATTAATAGTATGCTCGTTAAAACAGAATTTTACAAAAAAATATCAAATCTAAATTTTATTAAAAGTAGAACACTAAACAAACGCATTGGAATTAAATATTTTAAGTGGATTGTAAAAAACAGTTTCTTCAAATTTTTTAATCAGAAAATTAAACTGGAAAATAAAAATACAGACTTAGTTGTAATTAGAAATGAAATGACGCTGTCTGAAATTAGTCATTTAATAGGATTTGTTTTTGTTTTTTCTGTTGCTATTTATAAAAGTATAACTGTGGGAATACTATTTGCTCTAGCAATGATGATTCCTAATACGCTATTAAATCTCTACCCATCATTATTACAACAAGAAAATAAGAGACGTATAGATGATTTTTTAAAAAGGAAAACAAGAAATACAAATTGA
- a CDS encoding phosphatase PAP2 family protein → MNKIICLLILFCFKQLNGQTSQTDSLQNKNNHQLKYKSLIIPAVLIGYGIVGLESHTLKLINTNTRNEIKEHIDTKLTIDDFSQYSPFLSVYAINAFGIEGKNNFKDRTIILGTAYLIMGGTVNILKQTGNVERPDGTSKNSFPSGHTATAFMGAEFLYQEYKDISVWYGVTGYIVATGTGMFRMYNNRHWLTDVAAGAGIGILSTKIAYWIHPLIKKTLFKNKETANGMVMPFYNGRDLGLNLSMTF, encoded by the coding sequence ATGAACAAAATAATATGCCTGCTTATCCTTTTTTGCTTCAAACAGCTTAACGGACAAACCTCTCAAACAGACTCCTTACAAAACAAAAACAATCATCAATTAAAATATAAATCTTTAATAATCCCTGCCGTTTTAATAGGTTATGGAATTGTTGGTCTGGAAAGCCACACCTTAAAGCTTATAAATACAAATACACGAAATGAAATAAAAGAACATATCGACACCAAACTAACTATTGATGATTTCTCTCAATACAGTCCATTTTTATCAGTTTATGCTATAAACGCGTTTGGTATCGAGGGAAAAAATAATTTTAAAGACAGAACCATAATTTTAGGCACCGCCTATTTAATTATGGGAGGCACAGTAAATATATTGAAACAAACAGGAAATGTAGAAAGGCCCGACGGTACATCAAAAAACTCTTTCCCTTCTGGTCATACAGCCACTGCTTTTATGGGAGCCGAATTTTTATATCAAGAATACAAAGATATTTCTGTCTGGTATGGTGTTACAGGTTATATTGTCGCAACAGGTACAGGTATGTTTAGAATGTACAATAACAGGCATTGGCTAACCGATGTTGCTGCTGGTGCAGGCATAGGAATTTTAAGTACTAAAATAGCGTATTGGATTCATCCATTAATCAAAAAAACGCTATTTAAAAACAAAGAAACCGCCAACGGAATGGTTATGCCTTTTTATAATGGCCGCGACTTAGGGTTAAACTTATCCATGACATTCTAA